The DNA window CTTAATTGCCACACCAAAAGATAATAAATACCATCTTAGTTCAATTCATTGAACGTGATACTATTGGTTCCGTGTAATTCATTACACGGTGGTTGATGATACTTCGCCTCATATTAATTTTAAAATAAAGTATAATCATAAAAAAGAACTAAAGTATTATGAATAATATCTCATTAGAAAACAATCAACTAAAACAAACTATAAAAGAAATAATAATAGAAGTTATTAGAGAAAATAAAGAAGAATTATCAGATTTAATAATAGACCTTATGGAAGAAAATTCCTTATTAAAAGCTATTAAAGAAGGAGAAAATACAGAATTAGTTGAAAAAGAATCGCTCATGGCAATTCTAAAACAGAAATCATGAAAATAGAATTTAGAAAAAGTTTTGAAAAAGACATAAAAAAAATTAAAGATGTAAAATTGTTACGCAAAACTCAATTAATTATTGAAGAAATCGAAAAATTAGATAACTTACAACAAATTAACAATATTAAACCTTTAAAAGGAGAAACAAATTATTATCGTATCAGAATAGGAAACTATCGAATGGGTATATACGCCGATGAAAATGTTGTTAGATTCGTTCGATTTTTGCATCGTCAAGAAATTTATCAAAATTTTCCCTAAAACCAGCGCCCCTGACTGCCTGACACATTTATTTTAAATCCTTTTAAATATAGTATTTTATCTCTTTTATTCGACTGAACCAAATGGCATCATAATAATCTTCTTTTGCTTTTTTTGAGGCGAAACAAGGTTCTGGGTCTTTCGATAATAATGGCATGGGTGGAAATAAATTTCTCCCTTTATGAATTACACCTGTGAGCCAACGCAAACCTATTTTAAAATAACTAATTCCCCTTGAATAATGTGGATCGACCTGAGTTCGTAATCCCTTAATTTGAACTGCCATACCTTGAGAAGTGGAAAATAAGATTGCCAATGCGACCACCAGATATAGCCTGTCTAAAGATTTTGAGTTACGAATTTTGGACTGTTCTAGTTGAAATGCCCCAGACTTACTATCTAAAAATAATTCTTCCATAGAAAATCTCAATCCATACTGCCATAATGTTTCTAAGGTAGGTTTCTCTGAAGTAATAATTGCCCAAGGATCATTTATTCCTCTCACATTTGCCAACACTAAGTTACATTGGCATTGATTCTCTAGCCATAAAAAAACATTGTGATAAAAAGTAGCTTCTCCCACAGGAGGTAAAAGTGTTTTTAACTGCTTACCTTTACATTTACCATTGCCCATATGGACATCAATGGGTAAACGTAAACAATAATCCCAGTTTGTAGTTTGTAACCAACGTAGTATTTGGTAATTAGCAAACCCTCGATCTGCTAGTACCATCACATCATCATATTCCGATAATATTTTTGGTGCTAATCTGAGAATTAATTTATATTCTCGAAAAGCAACAGTAGAACTATTATGTTCCATAGCTTTCCACAGAAACGGAATAGCTCGACCACTACAAACATAAGCCTCCCATTCATTTAAATTAATCGTACCACTAGAAATCAGTGCATGAATCATCAAAGCTAGTGCTTGAAGATGACGTAAATCTTTGTAAGTGGTATGTTGACGAAGCAGATTAAGTAGTTGATGATAAATAGGAGTACAGA is part of the Cyanobacterium sp. T60_A2020_053 genome and encodes:
- a CDS encoding type II toxin-antitoxin system RelE/ParE family toxin, which codes for MKIEFRKSFEKDIKKIKDVKLLRKTQLIIEEIEKLDNLQQINNIKPLKGETNYYRIRIGNYRMGIYADENVVRFVRFLHRQEIYQNFP
- a CDS encoding transposase: MSICTPIYHQLLNLLRQHTTYKDLRHLQALALMIHALISSGTINLNEWEAYVCSGRAIPFLWKAMEHNSSTVAFREYKLILRLAPKILSEYDDVMVLADRGFANYQILRWLQTTNWDYCLRLPIDVHMGNGKCKGKQLKTLLPPVGEATFYHNVFLWLENQCQCNLVLANVRGINDPWAIITSEKPTLETLWQYGLRFSMEELFLDSKSGAFQLEQSKIRNSKSLDRLYLVVALAILFSTSQGMAVQIKGLRTQVDPHYSRGISYFKIGLRWLTGVIHKGRNLFPPMPLLSKDPEPCFASKKAKEDYYDAIWFSRIKEIKYYI